In Amia ocellicauda isolate fAmiCal2 chromosome 5, fAmiCal2.hap1, whole genome shotgun sequence, a genomic segment contains:
- the itih5 gene encoding inter-alpha-trypsin inhibitor heavy chain H5, whose translation MCATFSTPPPPSTSLGSSASSPEEAHAPGLTMRLPALLLCLSGAVLGRCDSDVVVNPQPAAAAPRVARQAASLQKKESKPHIQDFSVKTTIISRYAFTAVSCTMFNRLSTAKEGVFQMQIAAAAFVSNLTVIIGGRVYPSEVKVKEKKHDKKNGDTTPGKDDKMGNSESEVETFRIAANIPGKNKAIFLLTYEELLQRRLGKYEHVTSVRPLQLVSKLSVEVTILEHSGITGLEVLPLRNAKNTATSKPTAPISTVIQQNKTTCKVTFRPSLVQQARIATNGILGDFVVRYDVERELGIGDFQVLNGYFVHYFAPKDLPAVRKNIVFVIDTSASMVGTKIRQTKEALFTILKDLRPQDHFNFVSFSSKIKVWQPGQLVPVTPNNIRDAKKFIYLLNPSRGTNIDGAIQSGSSLLSDYLASDKSAQNSVSLIIFLTDGRPTVGVTQSPSILSNTKGAVQEKFCIFTIGIGNDVDYRLLEHMALENCGVMRRINEESDANVMLKGFYDEIGTPLLSNIQVGYTEDAVQYVTQNFFTNYFNGSEIVVAGKLMDQNTDSLHVQITASNSDKSIMLESEVPVKEKEREAEQVIKALDNTAVEKDYIERLWGFMSIKETLKSRMRSTGSKQREELSEKATNLSLNYHFLSPLTSMVLEKPDVQMDGVTEEVPEPSEETYREKPQSLHRSTEQPGSTGKKSGKKMLTFSKTSADGDPHFVVDFPLNKIAVCFNINGEPGDILRLVSDHKNSGVTANGKLIGTPAPVNSHKKQRTYFSTITIMVNKPRRSYIEITPRKVILDGRDRMVLPCDKTLAVESDGLAVSIAGKSNITVTVQGSISFVILLHQYKNPAPYQKDHLGFYIANSKGLSHDSHGLLGQFLYQDVNLIHLLVNDTNAMMSESLQDGTQGHSEPLTPSTALKIKDRLVPVVKKQRKIYSGQHRVDCWFVKNNAAKLIDGTYKDYVVSHLFDTNTSNAL comes from the exons ATGTGCGCTACTTTCAGCACACCTCCGCCGCCGAGCACTTCTCTGGGCAGCTCAGCTTCATCTCCCGAGGAAGCACATGCTCCGGGGCTCACCATGCGGCTGCCGGCGTTATTACTGTGTTTGAGCGGCGCGGTGCTGGGCCGGTGCGACTCTGACGTCGTCGTCAACCCGCAGCCGGCGGCG GCTGCTCCCAGAGTCGCAAGACAGGCTGCCTCTCTGCAGAAAAAG GAGAGTAAGCCTCACATTCAGGACTTCTCAGTGAAAACCACGATTATCTCTCGGTATGCTTTCACTGCCGTGTCCTGCACCATGTTCAACAGACTGTCCACGGCCAAGGAGGGTGTCTTCCAGATGCAGATCGCAGCTGCTGCCTTTGTCTCCAATTTGACTGT gaTCATTGGAGGGAGAGTCTACCCAAGTGAGGTGAAagtgaaagagaaaaaacatgACAAGAAGAATGGAGATACAACACCAGGCAAAGATGATAAAATGGGAAATAG TGAAAGTGAGGTGGAGACCTTTCGCATAGCTGCCAACATCCCTGGAAAAAATAAGGCCATTTTCCTTCTGACCTACGAGGAGTTACTGCAGAGACGTCTGGGAAAATACGAACATGTGACCAGTGTGCGACCACTTCAATTGGTCAGCAAGCTGTCAGTAGAAGTGACGATATTGGAGCATTCTGGCATAACAGGCCTTGAAGTCCTGCCACTGAGAAATGCTAAGAATACTGCTACTA GTAAACCCACAGCTCCTATATCAACTGTTATTCAGCAGAATAAGACAACATGCAAAGTTACATTCAGACCAAGCCTTGTGCAGCAAGCCAGGATAGCAACGAATGGCATCCTGGGGGATTTTGTTGTACGATATGATGTAGAGAGGGAGCTGGGGATTGGCGACTTTCAG GTCTTAAATGGATACTTTGTGCACTACTTTGCACCAAAAGACCTACCAGCTGTACGTaagaatattgtttttgttattgacACCAGCGCTTCTATGGTTGGAACCAAAATTCGACAG ACTAAGGAAGCTCTCTTCACCATCCTCAAAGATCTTCGTCCACAAGACCACTTTAATTTTGTGAGTTTCTCTAGTAAAATTAAAGTCTGGCAGCCAGGACAGCTAGTGCCTGTAACACCAAACAACATCCGTGATGCCAAGAAATTCATCTACCTTTTGAACCCCAGTAGAG GCACTAATATAGATGGAGCCATCCAATCTGGCTCTTCCTTACTGAGTGACTACCTGGCCAGCGACAAGAGTGCTCAGAACAGCGTGTCTCTCATCATCTTCCTGACCGATGGCCGTCCCACAGTGGGGGTGACCCAGTCTCCCAGCATCCTTAGCAACACCAAGGGAGCAGTGCAAGAAAAGTTCTGCATCTTCACCATAGGCATCGGCAATGACGTGGACTACAGGCTGCTGGAACACATGGCCCTGGAAAACTGTGGCGTGATGAGACGGATCAACGAGGAGTCGGATGCCAACGTGATGCTCAAAGG GTTTTATGATGAAATTGGCACTCCACTCCTGTCCAATATCCAGGTGGGATACACAGAGGATGCCGTGCAATACGTAACGCAGAACTTCTTCACCAATTATTTTAACGGGTCCGAAATTGTCGTCGCCGGCAAGCTAATGGATCAGAACACGGACTCCCTGCATGTCCAGATCACCGCCAGCAACAGTGACAAGAGTATCATGCTGGAGTCTGAGGTGCCcgtgaaagagaaagagagagaagcagagcAAGTCATAAAGGCCTTGGATAATACGGCTGTGGAGAAGGATTACATCGAGAGACTGTGGGGCTTCATGAGCATCAAAGAAACACTCAAATCTCGTATGCGGAGCACGGGCAGCAAGCAGAGGGAGGAGCTCTCCGAGAAGGCCACGAACCTGTCCTTAAACTACCACTTCCTGTCCCCTCTGACCTCAATGGTCCTGGAGAAGCCTGACGTTCAAATGGACGGGGTGACGGAGGAAGTTCCAGAGCCATCGGAAGAAACTTACAGAGAGAAACCCCAGAGCCTACACAGGAGCACTGAGCAGCCAG GTTCGACGGGTAAAAAGTCTGGGAAGAAAATGTTAACCTTTTCAAAAACGTCAG CTGATGGTGACCCACACTTTGTAGTTGATTTTCCTCTGAATAAGATAGCAGTGTGTTTTAACATCAACGGGGAGCCAGGAGACATACTCAGGCTGGTGTCTGATCATAAAAACTCAG GTGTTACGGCGAATGGGAAATTAATCGGGACCCCAGCGCCGGTCAACAGCCACAAGAAACAACGCACATACTTCAGCACCATCACTATCATGGTGAACAAACCCAGGCGCTCCTATATCGAGATAACCCCTCGCAAGGTCATACTGGACGGCAGGGACAGGATGGTGCTGCCTTGTGATAAGACGCTGGCAGTGGAAAGTGACGGACTGGCCGTGTCCATCGCTGGGAAGTCCAATATCACAGTGACGGTGCAGGGATCCATCAGCTTTGTCATTCTGCTCCATCAGTACAAGAATCCGGCCCCCTACCAGAAGGACCACCTGGGCTTCTATATCGCCAACAGTAAGGGCCTGTCACATGACTCGCATGGACTCTTAG GTCAGTTCCTCTATCAGGACGTGAACCTCATCCATTTGCTTGTGAATGACACAAATGCTATGATGTCTGAAAGCCTGCAGGATGGGACACAGGGGCACTCGGAGCCCCTGACCCCAAGCACTGCCCTGAAGATTAAGGACAGATTGGTCCCAGTAGTGAAAAAGCAGAGGAAAATATACAGTGGACAGCACAGGGTGGACTGCTGGTTTGTGAAGAACAATGCAGCTAAACTGATCGACGGGACGTACAAGGACTATGTTGTGTCACACCTCTTTGATACTAACACATCAAACGCACTTTAA